The genomic region CAGTTCTCTACTCTATGGAGCCAAATAATGGAGACAGCACCACAGTGACCCAAGTCAAGGCTGCAATCAGGGAAAACCTGGAGGACAGGTACTCTTCTTGTCAAGACTTCCTCCACAAATGCACAGCACTTGACCCAAGGTTTAAACCTCTTCCTCATGTGGATGATGCCTGCTGTGACAGGATCTACAACAGCCTCATCGCCGAGATTGTGgccatggaagaagaggtattgtaataataataataatatgtgcaTAAAATACCTTTCacaattttttaaacaaatacttgctaagtttatttgtattaaaaatatttgtacttttatttattttacagcatGAGGAGGCCAAAGGGACAGCAGCAGCCGCTTCATCCACACACACAGGACACCCAGAGGCATCTGAGTCACCTCCTCCAGTCAAGAGGTCAGCGATGGCCGAACTGTTTGGTGAGCTCTTCCAGACTCGGGTAAGAGACAAGGATACTTTGCAGTTGGTCAAAGAAGAGGTTGCTGCATACAAGGCAGTGAGCAGTATCTCAGTAGACTCAGACCCACTTCTATGGTGGAAGACCAATGAGCCCATATATCCCCTCATTGCCAAGCTGGCAAAGTGCTACCTTGCCATTCCTGCTACCTCGGTCCCTAGCGAGAGGGTATTTTCAACCGCTGGGGACATTGTAACTGCCAGCAGATCTGCCCTCACAGCGGACAATGTGGACAAACTTATTTTCCTCGCAAAAAAATATGAAGATGGAGTAAAATTGCTTACTGGAATACTGGAACTGAGTGCTGCACTTTACATGTTGAAAACTTTTGTTTACTGTTTAAAAggaattaattatttttaatttcaaACATTGGTGGTTAATCAtttgagaatatttcatttaatTTACTGGTACCAAGCAGCACTTTGAATTTATTTACTGTTTCTTTTTGTATATTGACAATTTTATGGTTTAATAAACAATGTGCTGAGGAAGAAAATGGTTTTGCATTTTGTTCCCATACTGTACCGAAAATGAACCGAACCGTGACCTCAAAACCGAGGTATGTACCGAACCGTGATTTTTGTATACCGTTACACCCctaatgtatagcatatttgacaataaagttgacttgacttgggagtcacagttaccagaggaccagccccccaccgtaaccctagctatgtaattggTAAAAAACAGAGggttacagaaacggagatcggcgctgcacgaTGTGACTTCAGTACCTAGTAAGTACTTGGatggaagactgcctgggaataccaggtgctgggacaggaagaactgattttttttttttttgaatgactaggtgagggagaacaagcaaaaacattttACAACTCCTATCCTATGGTAGCGAGGAACAGTACATTGACTCTGCCCTGTCAATAACTTTTGGAGTAGGGGGCATTTGGAAAAGAGTAGTAAGCAGACCCAAACCATATGCAGTCATTGCAATGCGAAAAAAAAGGCGGGTGGTCCGAGGGTCCTCTTCTGGaaaagtttaataaaaatatagaTGTAAAATAGTGCATTCTGAGTGACCCAGAATGCAACATTTTATACCTCAGAGTAAATATGATGTTCTTCTGATTCTCATGATTTAGGTGGGTAATAGGtaaaaatataaaattaatgAACATGAAAGTAAAGCCCCTCTGACGAGTTCATGCCAATTTGACTTATTTTCAAGTTTTGCAGGTCAATCATAGGTCAACTTATATGCATTAAATTCTTGAATATTTAaccttaactgacaaaagtacaaagaaaagattttcaatactttactaaccaacttaattgtattttgtaaatataaaatagaatttgatgcctgcaacacacacaaaaaaagttgggacagaggcaaaataagactgaaaacttTATAGGGTATTCAAgtaaacaccattttggaagactcTACAATAAGCAGGTTAGGTATAAAAGAAGCATGCACCAAAgggtcagtctttgcaagcaaggatgggctgTAGCTCACCCCTTTGTGCTAAAATTTGTGAGAAAATTATTAGTCAATTCAAAACGAACATTCCTCAGTGCAAGATTTTAGGGCTTtctaaatctacagtacataatattgtgaaaagattcagggacttCGGAGATCTCAATGTGTAAAGAgtaaggtcagaaaatactgttgaattgtgggtggtaaaaagagccactggacttgcttgaagattcttgaagacgtttcacctctcatctaaggctacatccacacaacaacgagattaaaaaaaaaatatatatatatatatatatatatatatatatatatatatatatatatatcgcgtccacatgggcaacggatcagtaaaatatcaggtacatatggcaacgcaacgcttgctgaaaacgatgcaatacacatgccacacctctaggtgcgctgtaagacggtcccatcggagacaccacaacaatagaagtagtaaggacgcatgcgcataaactattatgcgcgagacttcatattagccacaaagtcagaaaaatctgttcgtaaaattacgttataatgaccaaatacaatgaaaagtatttttccagtttcacctgtgaaaggtaatcctatgtgattctcgtttggacggcaaacctgttggtacagttaaatgcagcacatgaatgaggcatctttattctccgctttgacccatccaatatggcggcgaggatgacgtatgattctacacggaaggcggcgtctttaatggtccggaataaattgaatgctacacgttgatggattaatttgttcttctatgccctttttgaggaatgtattgcaggacttaaaccaacatctgaagaggtgagatcgctcctttttttcccctatttttgctggcgggattgactctctctctctctctctctctcactttgcaccattacacaatattcacagtgaaaatattttgtaagcgcgtttcatgaaccaagttataggatttgttgacaactcgcattgagttcgttacacttctacccggcgtgaagcacatgtggttgtgacgtcatcgtaaacaaatccgttctactcatccagacgacttcgcaatggcgccgttgccagatctttccactctggaacccgttctcaaaagatttcgttttggggcacccaaaacgccggtgccgtgtggacgccaggccgaaacgataaacaattttatcagattcacctgaatccgttgccgtgtggacagggcctaaaaggcttcttcagttctgtctgactgataGGGAGTATCTGGTGTTTATCCTCTCATgggtgaaaagcaatcctaaggtgtcgttgagtcatcctgtgggtcactgggggctgggtgtgaacggcctagaggagTCGTTggggtgtgtggcagcgggggcgtggtcaagcgccggtctgtgacaggagggcggagccagggaaggtgagtggcagaatcgctacacctgacggtagttaacctgtgttttgtgtgttttcccagtaaccgctccctatttaaggaggcagagagagagcagagggagcgcaacccgggaccagagcagaatgtgcgtgtgtgtgtatgtgggcttacacggcatttaaaactgaaaagttgattaataaatagccttctctgcctctaagcgttgtcctgccgtcctctgtgctccacccacactttgcaAGCGCTACAGTGGTGTTGAAACccaggaaaaggtggagcaccaactttgcagccccatggaatcctccccgttcgcggacttggtccatgccctcgccacggctcagcagagccagcaccaggcactcgtcacgctccgaaaggagcaggagcgacgcttcgaagccctggtgctggcccagcgggaagatcgagaggcgttccggcatctcctcgtgtcggcggggtccgccagcgccccggccgcgggcccgtctcccctcaccatgaccaagatgggcccgcaggacgaccccgaggcgtttatcaccttgttcgagcagatcgctgaagccttggggtggccgatggagcagcacgcggcgcgcctcctccccctcctgacgggagaggcgcagctggccgcactacagctccccgccgaccgccggctggcctacgctgaccttcgccgggccgtcctccagcgcgtggggcgcacacccgaacaacagcgccagcgcttccgcgcgctgcggatggaggaagtcggccggccattcgcgttcggccagcagctccgggacgcctgctggcggtggccgagggccaacgatcgcgacgctgagggaatcatcgatcaggtggtgctggagcaattcatcgcccacttaccagccggaaccgcggagtgggtccagtgccaccgcccggcgtcgctggatcaggccgtaggactggcggaggatcatttggcggcaggACGGCTGACGACGCCGTCTCTTCTctactcttctctctctttctccccccagtggtggcggtggtgcggatccccgacgcgccagaagctgccctcgatcgggccggagcgtatcacataccggtgagtgtacaaggggctacatatcaggcgttggtggattcgggttgcaatcagacctcgatccgccaaagcctggtgcaagacgaggcattggggggagcacagggggtgaaggtgttgtgtgtgcacggggatgttcacagatacccgttggtgtcggtccacatatatttcagaggggaaaaatctatagtgaaggcggcggttaatcctcgccttacccactctttgattttggggactgattggccgggatttcagggtttaatggcacgcctagtaaagagtgggtcctgccggttgacaggggagggtcccggtgtcgctttggctggagctgcggtcgcagagccgtctacgtcatctccgcgacagagtgaggagccgccggctcctcctctttctattggggaatccctcgtggatttcccactagaacaatcgcgagacgagactctgcgacacgtgtttgaccaagtgagagtaatcgatggtcaaacgctccagccgaacgccaccccgtccttcccctatttttccattttgaaggatagattataccgagtgacgcaggacactcagacgaaagagcgagtcacccagttattaattccaaagagccgccaggaattggtattccaggcggctcactttaatcccatggctggacacctcgggcaggataagacactagcccgaataatggcccgattctattggccggggattcgcggcgacgtccgtaagtggtgtatggcgtgccgcgaatgccagttagtaaacccagcggccattccaaaagcgcccttgcgccccctaccattaatcgagaccccgttcgaaagaattgggatggatctcgtcgggccattagattggtcaacacgagggtaccgcttttatattggttctggtggactatgcaacgcgatacccggaagcggtgcctcttcgcaatatctcagcatgcagtattgcagaggctctcttccatgtcatctcccgggttggaatcccgaaagagattctgactgaccaaggcacctcgtttatgtcacgaacactgagcgaactgtatgggctactgggtattaagccgatccgcaccagcgtttatcacccgcaaacggacggtttagttgaatggttcaatcgcaccctcaagaatattatcaaaaaattcgtaagtgaggacgcacgtaactgggataagtggctcgaacccttgttatttgcagtgcgagaggtcccccaagcctccacggggttctccctgtttgaattattatatgggcgtaagccgcgcggcatcttggatgtactgcgggaaaattgggaggagggaccttcacagagcaaaaacgaaattcagtacgtcatggacctgcgcgcaaaactccacacgctcacccacctaactcaggagaatttgcggcaggcccaggaacggcaagcccgcctgtacaacaagggcatgcgccttagagagttcactccgggagataaggtactcgtcctgttgcccacgtcgagctccaaattaatcgccaagtggcaaggaccctttgaggtcacacggcgagtcggggacgtcgactatgaggttaggcgaacggacagggagggggcactacagatctaccacctcaatctgctgaaactctggaacgaggaggtccccgtggcgttggtgtcggtagttccggagaaggcggagctggggccggaggttcaaaaagggacattggcatcacgtacctctccggtcccctgtggagaccacctctccccgacccaactcacggaggtcgcccagttgcagggcgagttttcggatgtgttctcgcccctgcccggtcgcactaacctcatagaacaccacatagagacgcccccgggggtggtagtgcgcagccgcccttatagactacccgaacacaaaaaaaaggtggttcaggaagaacttcaggccatgctcgaaatgggcatcgtcaaggagtcccacagtgactggagcagcccggtggtcttggttcccaaggccgacggctcggtccggttctgtgtggactatagaaaagtcaacgcggtgtctaaattcgacgcgtacccaatgcctcatattgatgagctgctcgatcgactaggcacggctcgcttttactcgacacctggatttgacgaagggatattggcagatcccctggactccattatcccgggagaaaacggccttttctacaccgttcggcttacaccagttcgtcacacttccgtttgggctgtttggggcgcccgctatgtttcagcggctgatggaccgggtcctccggccccacgccacctatgcggccgcttatttagacgacattatcatttatagtaatgactggcagcggcacctgcaacacttgAGGGCCGTcctgaggtcgctgaggcgggcgggactcactgccaacccaaagaagtgtgcgattgggcgggtggaagtatctgggcttccacttgggcaacgggcaggtgcgtccccaaattaataagacagcagcgattgcggcctgcccgaggcccaagaccaaaaagggggtgagacagttcctggggctggctggctactatcgtaggcttatacctaattattcggacgtcaccagcccgctgactgacctcactaaaaagggggcgccagatccggtccagtggacagagcagtgccagcgggctttctctgaggtaaaggctgcactgtgtggggggccacttttacactcccctgactcctctctcccttttatgttacagacggatgcgtcggacagagggctgggggccgttttgtcccagcaggtggagggggaggatcgccccatcctttacatcagtcggaagctgtcagtgcgtgaggggcgctacagcacgatcgagaaggaatgcctggcgatcaagtgggcggtcctcgcccttcgttactacctgctggggcgccctttcaccctctgttcggaccacgtgcccctccagtggctccaccgcatgaaggatgccaacgcgtggatcacccgttggtatctggcactccaacccttcaacttcaaggtggtccacaggccgggggcgcagatggtcgtggtggacttcctctcccgtcggggggtcggctgcaggccggacgggcgcccggcttgagtcgggtggtgggggtatgtggcagcgggggcgtggtcaagcgccggtctgtgacaggagggcggagccagggaaggtgagtggcagaatcgctacacctgacggtagttaacctgtgttttgtgtgttttcccagtaaccgctccctatttaaggaggcagagagagagcagagggagcgcaacctggGACcagagcagagtgtgtgtgtgtgtgtgtgtgtgtgtgtatgtgggcttacacggcatttaaaactgaaaagttgattaataaatagccttctctgcctctaagcgttgtcctgccatcctctgtgctccacccacactttgcaAGCGCtacagggtgatcaatggattgctggaTCTCttggtcctcctgtgagtcactcagtgcatttacatgcacatagagaaaatcgaatttctgccattgctcgtctgaaatcgaagttctaaatggcatgtaaacaccttagctaggctgaaattgaaccgaacttgatttctcgtaatcgagctacacgacctagattatgccatttttgccgagctacttagtgcatgtcaaccctatcgagctacggagtcgagctacttacttcagcactgccccttccggaagtgacgagtgacgagaccacaagcgggaaacacaacagcctcggtcggcatgacacttcactttagccgcccactttattaggaacacttctgttcgtacatacaaactacaaacactcttcttagagtttagagtttattttatttttaaaagggatagtgtacaaattaaacattatccttgtggtaaggaccgatgtctgtaccaggttatagcagtacatgctaatttccgcctgtagtccctttgtttatactcttgaatagcttttcatgacgacaaccggaagtgtaccaacacgatggggcgtgtagcgccacctgtggctcgggtgcacaatgcacctcactcaatagctcgatttcacagtatgcatgtaggattggatttctctggcacccctgctggggaccctttgctcgattaccgacagcagctcgatttggatgtgcatgtaaacgtactgattgaaaacagcttggttttggtgtgcattcagttgtctggaaagtgtgccaaggactgcattgtaggtggctgataaatgatgttttagaccagtgtttcccaacctttcttgagccatggcacgtattttacatttgaaaaatcccacagcacaccacaaaaaaaaaaatgccacacacacacaaagccaaccggggggggtctgggagggataccccccaggaaaattttgaaaaataaggccttacaaaccacttctcctgcaatctgagctgtagtagataaaaaaaaaaagtcatctttttttatacatttacatgaaaatatgtttcaaatcaataggagtattgtttgaattcaaaataaaatcacattctacattcaagggtatggttataatttatgatcaacaaaaatgagaaACTAAATTCgcattaaacttaagttctattaattatcaaaatgttcatatattaaataaaatttcttagggtgactgaccttttctccctatgtcctcattagttgcatatgatttcttcaaaaggtcttttgaaatatttaagttttcaaaactgtcagcattaattcagatttactgactatcatatacatgttcaatgtattaaatcaaatgaatgctaagtttatgggataatgtctatgtacactttatacaattatttattgttcacagtcacttctcattttcatttgatcatttcgatgacttcttcagctttttggccaaagacaaaagcttgtcggtcctctcttttgtaagaactgttatgattggctatcatgctctcgccatcgatgttttggccaattacattgtagatgacacgtattctaccgcgagactaaagatggcgaaaatgtagacatgtaacatcatcgtaggaatgaattacgcttgagtatcatgaaggaacataccccaacccccctcaataaatgaagaaaaaaatctcAATGGATTTTGCAGAATATAAAAAAACCATAAAATACATATCTATATTGGCAGCATGTAAAAAACTCcggtcactatacgtcgctggcatagacgaacgaagacaaattatttccagtaaataaataattttcggaacaattaagtgaaattggataatctctcacggcacactgatGTGCCGCAGCACAGCGGTTGGGAAACACTGTTTTAgatcaccacctctgttcagtgatggccgttccaggttaacaaaaatggcttcttcaactcctcactcataccaacgatcctctctggctaaaatgcatacgctgCAATCCTgggatgagtgtcctttgttgttaagatgaagatagaccgcagagtcctgacctgaggaactggctctcctgtgttgagccatgcacctgtgaagcggttgtttagtttccccaatatacgagaccgtgcattcctcactgcactgaactgcatacactatgttgtcctgtttgtgtctggctattctgtccttagggtggaccagtttctgcttcagggtgttactgggtctgaaatgtaccggaatgttgcgtttgtagaagatcctcctgagtttctcagatagaccagaaatgtagggaatggcaatgttcttgcgtttgttcctgttatcctccttgtccattatgttccgttttctgctcttgaaaaaagcgcagttgggatacccacacttctgaagtgctttcttgatgcgattctgctccttctcttttccctctaccgttgtaggaatgttctgagccctgtgttgcaaggtcctaataacccccaatttgtgttccagtagaTGGTGTGAGTCGAagcgtaggtactggtctgtgtgtgtgtgtgggtttccagtagacctcgatgctaaggcttctgtcttgtctaatgtgtacatcacaatccaagaaggctagattatttccacccacagtttactatgacctggatgactgagaatcttcacagacaaatcctgttgaatgtgtgtgaccttcgagccctcatgcagcactgcctgagaaaccataat from Neoarius graeffei isolate fNeoGra1 chromosome 24, fNeoGra1.pri, whole genome shotgun sequence harbors:
- the LOC132872687 gene encoding zinc finger BED domain-containing protein 4-like, which produces MLSLAKHCLIQDMTTRWNSGYDMLERYLEQQAAVYTAPTEQALKKKEISTLSDQEVKMAEEVIVVLKPLKTLTTLISAEATPSASMILPLKATVLYSMEPNNGDSTTVTQVKAAIRENLEDRYSSCQDFLHKCTALDPRFKPLPHVDDACCDRIYNSLIAEIVAMEEEHEEAKGTAAAASSTHTGHPEASESPPPVKRSAMAELFGELFQTRVRDKDTLQLVKEEVAAYKAVSSISVDSDPLLWWKTNEPIYPLIAKLAKCYLAIPATSVPSERVFSTAGDIVTASRSALTADNVDKLIFLAKKYEDGVKLLTGILELSAALYMLKTFVYCLKGINYF